The window TGCTGGCGCACCAGGCGCAGCGCTTCCTGGTTCTCCGCGGGAGTGCAGTCCTCGAGCCAGAAAAGGTCGTAGGGCTCCAGTGCCTTGGCCACCTTGGCGGCTTGGATGGGTGTCATCCGATGGTGGGCGTCATGCAGCAACGGGATCTCGGGTCCGAATTCGTTGCGTACAGCCTCGAAGACGGCCGGAATATGACGCATATAGGCCCGGGTGTCCCACGTCTCTTCGCTGGGCAGCGCCGTCCGCTGGGCTGGCTCGTAGTCATAGCGCTCCCCGATCTGAGTACTCGCGGAGACTCCGTAGACCTGGTCGAGTCCAGGCACCCCGGTTTGGATGCGGATGGCCCGGTATCCGAGTTCCAGATGGGCACGGATGGAATCGAACAACGCCTCTAGATCGCTTCCGCTGGCATGACCGTACGCGAGCGCACCGGTCCGGCTGGCGCCGCCCAGCAGCTGATACAACGGCAGGCCCGCGACTTTGGCTTTGATGTCCCACAACGCGGTGTCGACGGCCGCGATCGCGGCCATGGTGACCGGGCCACGTCGCCAGTACGCGCCCCGGTAAAGGTACTGCCAGGTGTCTTCGATGCGGTGGGCATCGCGTCCGACCAGCAGGGCGGCCACGTGATCGCGGAGATAAGACGCCACGGCCAGTTCCCGGCCGTTGAGCGTGGCGTCGCCGTAGCCGACGACGCCGTCGTCGGTAGTGATCTTGAGCGTGACGAAATTCCGGCCAGGGCTCGTCACGAGCACGTCCACGTGGGTGATCTTCATAACTCT is drawn from Phytoactinopolyspora mesophila and contains these coding sequences:
- the manD gene encoding D-mannonate dehydratase ManD is translated as MKITHVDVLVTSPGRNFVTLKITTDDGVVGYGDATLNGRELAVASYLRDHVAALLVGRDAHRIEDTWQYLYRGAYWRRGPVTMAAIAAVDTALWDIKAKVAGLPLYQLLGGASRTGALAYGHASGSDLEALFDSIRAHLELGYRAIRIQTGVPGLDQVYGVSASTQIGERYDYEPAQRTALPSEETWDTRAYMRHIPAVFEAVRNEFGPEIPLLHDAHHRMTPIQAAKVAKALEPYDLFWLEDCTPAENQEALRLVRQHSTTPLAIGEIFNSAFDYQTLITEQLIDYVRSAVTHAGGVSPMKKLFDFAALYQIKSGIHGPTDISPVGMAAALHLDIAIHNFGVQEYMRHSPETLEVFRTSYRFSDGLLHPGDAPGLGVDYDEALAEKHPYEPAYLPVNRLRDGTVHDW